Proteins from a single region of Candidatus Micrarchaeia archaeon:
- a CDS encoding phage major capsid protein, translating to MDKIKELLADIQAKLAETVKGVDDKPLTILDAFKMFPELQTKYGELETRLKEIETQGKTRKWADVPGLDLEKKSFSICRALRAIRSGKAMDEWDAFGAGLEAEVFKTTKAMSTGTDSEGGYLVPMQAMPEFIEMFREEAVCVRMGARLISGLVSAPVVFAKQTGGASFYWTGENKEIIASMLEVGQLKMVPKKLTGMVQISNELVRMSSPDAESMVRQDLAMGAALAVDTAGLRGIGSENQPLGVANTSGINTVTLGTGSGAVPDFVNPWPDMEYELSVDKALRGKLGFIFHPAIKRVLKKLRNPYFSGDTGGEYPMLPLTDAQLQAVLGYPFANTTELPINLVTGGSTNCTEIFFGNWAEMLIGQWLGFEILGSNVAGTSFAFDQTWVRIITQVDIALRHAESFCLCNTARIAAA from the coding sequence ATGGATAAAATCAAGGAACTCCTCGCAGATATTCAGGCCAAACTCGCCGAGACGGTAAAGGGTGTTGACGACAAGCCCCTCACCATTCTCGACGCCTTCAAAATGTTCCCCGAACTCCAGACCAAATACGGGGAACTGGAAACCCGCCTCAAGGAAATCGAAACCCAGGGCAAGACCCGTAAGTGGGCCGATGTGCCCGGGCTGGACCTGGAGAAAAAGTCTTTCTCCATCTGCCGGGCATTGCGGGCTATCCGCTCCGGCAAGGCCATGGATGAATGGGACGCTTTCGGTGCCGGCCTGGAGGCGGAGGTCTTCAAAACCACCAAAGCCATGAGCACCGGGACCGACAGCGAAGGCGGCTATCTGGTCCCCATGCAAGCCATGCCGGAGTTTATCGAGATGTTCAGGGAAGAGGCTGTCTGTGTGCGCATGGGTGCCCGGCTCATTTCCGGCCTGGTGAGCGCCCCGGTGGTCTTCGCTAAGCAGACTGGCGGCGCCAGCTTCTACTGGACCGGCGAAAACAAGGAAATCATCGCCTCCATGCTGGAAGTCGGCCAGCTCAAGATGGTGCCCAAGAAACTCACCGGCATGGTGCAAATCAGCAATGAACTGGTGCGCATGTCCAGCCCGGACGCTGAATCCATGGTGCGCCAGGACCTGGCGATGGGCGCGGCCCTGGCAGTGGACACGGCGGGCCTGCGGGGCATCGGTTCCGAGAACCAGCCCCTGGGGGTGGCCAATACTTCGGGGATCAATACCGTGACCCTGGGCACCGGCTCCGGGGCAGTCCCCGACTTTGTCAATCCCTGGCCCGACATGGAGTATGAACTGTCGGTTGACAAGGCCCTGCGCGGCAAGCTGGGTTTCATCTTCCATCCGGCTATCAAGCGGGTGCTCAAGAAGTTGCGTAACCCGTATTTCTCCGGCGACACTGGCGGCGAGTACCCCATGCTGCCCTTGACCGATGCGCAGTTGCAGGCGGTCCTGGGTTATCCCTTTGCCAACACCACGGAACTCCCCATTAACCTGGTGACCGGCGGCTCCACCAACTGCACGGAGATTTTCTTCGGCAATTGGGCGGAAATGCTCATCGGCCAGTGGCTGGGGTTTGAAATCCTGGGCTCCAACGTGGCCGGTACTTCCTTCGCCTTCGATCAGACCTGGGTGCGGATCATCACTCAGGTGGACATCGCCCTGCGGCACGCCGAGAGCTTCTGTCTCTGCAACACCGCCCGGATCGCCGCGGCCTAA
- a CDS encoding phage portal protein, whose product MGLISRGFDYIQRLSGFGDGGAGAGRDLVVRQADPATLTSPNFGAIEQMFFATPFTGWSHLLSGVTRPYAQHVWVYACVNAISQNIAGVPLSFYTGTKKDKRLVESGPLVKLFETPNPMMSTYQLIEATLIFLGITGESIYILDRENATQVPKEIWTFHPGRFQHVPGEGGLIRGWIYRGKTKPLPLLPHEVVHIKRFNPYDDYRGLSPLEVARLSLEQDYYAAKYNRNFFVNGAQPGGVLESKENLIQEEFDRLLAQWNDRHQGVDKAHEIALLEGGITYKQTGISQSDMLFLEGRKLNRDEILGGIYKVPKGELGIEDDTGSYAKDKVARKRFWETTLDPYMTLIEMGLWGQLCHTITGGVWPEFDRKSIPALQEDRDILLGQAQKLFAMGYPANVINEHLDMGLPEIDGGNVGYLPFNLQPAGSIQAPAPAAEPQKAQVLSVQDLPRKALPAPARRDAKSYWQKYNKLRTAIEEKFRGKIKSYFYDQRKLQLKLISDKLGDKGLVRETPMDPDDLLFNLTEANGKLRAKIWPLYLNAGQEAGSDIYAELGVDAGEFVIQDSAALEVLQDKLIKVVQINDLTREKLRETISEGLANTESAGQLQERVREVFNFTESRSLTIARTETGQCMAAARDAAMDKLKVENIEWGTAGDGEVRDTHAAQAGMQRKRGQTFPNGCRYPCDPEGTAGEVISCFVDHQIPIFTDSGWKSIGKIRPGDMVLTHQNRFRKVTRLSPQLSYMGEVIRLIPTGDREKSKRGITITPNHRFLMADGSWKHAHDIQPGNKIMVMAAFCKYCGAPIPYWLGYCNRSCLSKKITDGQWSSPAHRENISRKTSAQLNREYAAGVREPDEITKKAREVAFGKYGPGGFFAAVDRTPGSDFHKKVLRGIEQKWGSRLEMLKAGAFKAMGRASWKGSSLERSMARFLKKKGLPFKQQFCIGRRRIDFYCPEDKLFIECDSAAFHSDQQKDRRRDLEILTQYPDHQIAHVFYGNPGGPEWEYFNLLTLNHAGTYEQVAVEITEVKIWGLKKSRRLYNFAVEEDESYIAKGFVSHNCRCVGIPVVGE is encoded by the coding sequence ATGGGACTCATCAGCCGGGGATTCGACTACATCCAGAGATTAAGCGGTTTCGGAGACGGGGGCGCTGGGGCAGGCCGTGACCTGGTAGTGCGCCAGGCCGACCCCGCCACCCTCACCTCCCCCAACTTCGGCGCCATCGAGCAGATGTTCTTCGCCACTCCCTTCACCGGATGGTCGCACCTCCTGAGCGGCGTCACGCGCCCCTACGCCCAACACGTCTGGGTCTATGCCTGTGTTAATGCCATCTCCCAGAACATCGCCGGGGTGCCCCTGAGCTTCTACACCGGTACCAAAAAGGACAAGCGCCTGGTCGAGTCCGGCCCCCTGGTGAAGCTCTTTGAAACTCCGAATCCCATGATGAGCACGTACCAGCTTATCGAAGCTACCCTGATCTTCCTGGGGATCACCGGGGAGTCTATCTATATCCTGGACCGGGAAAATGCCACCCAAGTTCCCAAGGAAATCTGGACCTTTCATCCGGGCCGCTTTCAGCACGTTCCCGGCGAGGGCGGCCTGATCCGGGGCTGGATTTATCGTGGTAAGACGAAGCCGCTCCCGCTACTGCCCCATGAGGTTGTCCATATCAAGCGGTTCAATCCCTACGATGATTACCGGGGGCTCTCCCCTCTTGAGGTTGCCCGACTGAGCCTTGAACAGGATTACTACGCCGCCAAATACAACCGGAACTTTTTCGTCAACGGGGCACAGCCGGGCGGGGTCCTGGAGAGTAAAGAAAACCTCATACAAGAGGAGTTCGACCGTCTCCTGGCTCAATGGAACGACCGGCACCAGGGCGTCGATAAGGCCCATGAGATAGCCCTCCTGGAAGGCGGGATCACCTATAAACAGACCGGTATATCCCAATCTGACATGCTCTTCCTGGAGGGACGCAAGCTCAACCGGGATGAAATATTGGGCGGCATCTACAAGGTCCCCAAAGGCGAGCTTGGCATCGAGGATGATACCGGGTCCTACGCCAAGGATAAGGTGGCCCGGAAACGCTTTTGGGAGACAACCCTCGACCCGTACATGACCCTGATTGAAATGGGGTTATGGGGCCAGCTTTGCCATACCATCACGGGGGGGGTCTGGCCGGAGTTCGACCGCAAATCCATCCCGGCCCTACAGGAAGATCGGGACATACTCCTGGGCCAGGCTCAAAAGTTGTTCGCTATGGGCTACCCGGCCAACGTGATTAACGAGCATCTGGACATGGGCCTCCCGGAGATCGACGGCGGCAATGTTGGTTACCTCCCTTTCAACTTGCAGCCGGCCGGTTCAATTCAGGCCCCGGCCCCGGCCGCCGAACCTCAGAAAGCACAGGTATTGTCAGTCCAGGACTTACCCCGCAAGGCCCTCCCGGCCCCGGCCCGGCGCGACGCCAAGAGCTACTGGCAGAAGTACAACAAGCTGCGCACCGCCATAGAAGAGAAATTCCGGGGGAAGATCAAAAGCTATTTCTATGATCAGCGCAAGCTCCAGCTCAAGCTCATCTCCGACAAGCTGGGCGACAAGGGCCTTGTACGGGAAACTCCGATGGACCCCGACGACCTCCTGTTTAACCTGACAGAGGCAAACGGCAAGCTCAGGGCTAAAATCTGGCCGCTCTACCTGAACGCCGGACAGGAAGCCGGGAGCGATATTTACGCCGAGCTGGGCGTTGATGCTGGCGAGTTCGTCATTCAGGACAGCGCCGCCCTGGAGGTATTGCAGGACAAGCTCATCAAGGTCGTGCAGATCAACGACCTGACCCGGGAAAAGCTCCGGGAGACTATCTCTGAGGGGCTGGCAAATACCGAGTCGGCGGGGCAGTTGCAGGAGCGCGTTCGCGAGGTCTTCAATTTCACTGAATCCCGGAGCCTGACCATCGCCAGGACCGAAACGGGCCAGTGCATGGCCGCGGCCCGTGATGCGGCCATGGACAAGCTCAAGGTTGAAAACATCGAGTGGGGCACGGCGGGGGACGGCGAGGTCCGGGACACCCATGCAGCGCAGGCCGGGATGCAGCGTAAGCGGGGACAGACCTTCCCGAACGGCTGCCGGTATCCTTGCGACCCGGAGGGCACGGCGGGGGAAGTGATTAGCTGCTTTGTTGATCACCAAATTCCAATCTTTACGGATAGTGGATGGAAATCTATTGGCAAGATTCGCCCCGGGGATATGGTTTTGACTCACCAAAACCGCTTTAGAAAAGTCACCCGCCTTTCTCCCCAACTGTCTTACATGGGCGAAGTAATTAGGCTAATTCCGACAGGAGACCGGGAAAAAAGCAAGCGTGGCATAACCATTACGCCAAACCACCGCTTTTTAATGGCTGACGGTTCCTGGAAACATGCCCACGATATTCAGCCTGGTAACAAGATCATGGTCATGGCCGCTTTCTGTAAATATTGCGGCGCCCCAATTCCTTATTGGCTTGGCTACTGCAACCGTTCCTGTCTGAGCAAGAAGATTACCGATGGGCAATGGAGTAGCCCGGCCCACCGGGAAAATATAAGTCGAAAAACCAGTGCTCAACTAAATCGAGAATATGCGGCAGGAGTCAGGGAACCGGATGAAATTACTAAGAAGGCCCGGGAAGTTGCCTTTGGCAAATATGGCCCAGGCGGGTTTTTTGCCGCGGTTGACCGAACCCCAGGAAGCGATTTTCATAAAAAAGTGTTGAGGGGGATTGAGCAAAAATGGGGTTCTCGGCTTGAGATGTTAAAAGCTGGGGCCTTCAAGGCAATGGGGCGCGCCTCATGGAAAGGCTCAAGCCTGGAAAGAAGTATGGCTAGGTTTCTTAAAAAGAAGGGGCTCCCTTTTAAGCAACAATTCTGCATAGGCCGTCGCCGGATAGATTTTTATTGTCCGGAAGACAAACTGTTCATTGAATGCGATTCTGCTGCTTTCCATTCTGACCAGCAGAAAGACCGTCGCCGCGATCTTGAAATTTTGACCCAATATCCAGATCATCAGATAGCGCACGTTTTTTACGGTAATCCGGGCGGTCCTGAATGGGAATATTTTAACCTACTTACCCTCAACCATGCCGGAACTTATGAGCAGGTAGCGGTTGAGATTACGGAAGTCAAGATATGGGGACTTAAAAAATCGCGCCGTCTTTATAACTTTGCAGTAGAAGAAGATGAAAGCTATATCGCCAAAGGTTTTGTTTCACACAACTGCCGTTGCGTGGGCATTCCTGTGGTGGGTGAATAA
- a CDS encoding ATP-binding protein, with translation MKIDKISIHNFLAITDLEMDLSGAPLHLIVGENEAGKSSIRDAIAYGLTGQARGLKTHEQQASLIKEGAKAAEVVITLESMPDRHPDKPPQIIRKKTPKTAASVVGPIPDDQVMAAILCDPLTFLSMADKERRGVLFRMLPGLNPSAAEISKRLSALVEPEAASEGRWLKCVPDLSDIAAAQGFKAAETEAVTRRRIAKRTRDDAQVQEPETQLTIGDTIHILPDIQQVDVESGLSTLRAERDKLLKQRGKAEAKADRLPDLEAELQSMEAGAPEPPEEGEVERSTKALEINKGLVADLQAKITAMTAGSDPKSFPALCPVHKIGCPSAGKEAVPGTKPKDVDPAVLKKAQTDLAELQKNVASIEADLKETQLAQAVYDDYGKQKQVLEAKIVKAKETQTKAQDTAGIDKQIAALDARLQIGLDLLDAVRDFWRKKDAADAVAVKLSQADKEVALYDALAKALAPEGIPSQLVSEALGPVNEKLSYASGYLFPDCDEHEPVHLTQDLEVYRGTTPYVLLSKSARYRVGIAFQYALANLAGARLMLIDEADILSPLNRAFLLDFIMAIRQDFDAVLIFATTDHARPSPTPYLQVWVLMDGQVQPLNEGFVFEDGEVKAGAKEAA, from the coding sequence TTGAAGATTGACAAGATTTCGATCCATAATTTTTTGGCTATCACAGACTTGGAGATGGACCTTTCCGGGGCACCCCTCCACCTTATCGTGGGCGAAAATGAAGCTGGTAAGTCGTCAATCCGGGACGCTATCGCTTACGGTCTCACCGGCCAGGCTCGCGGACTTAAGACCCATGAGCAACAGGCATCCCTCATCAAAGAAGGCGCTAAGGCCGCAGAGGTGGTTATCACCCTTGAGTCCATGCCCGACAGGCACCCGGACAAGCCGCCCCAAATCATCCGCAAGAAGACTCCCAAGACTGCGGCAAGCGTAGTCGGCCCGATCCCCGATGATCAGGTCATGGCGGCGATCCTTTGTGACCCTCTCACGTTTTTGTCCATGGCGGACAAGGAGCGGCGGGGGGTGCTGTTTCGGATGTTGCCGGGATTGAATCCTTCGGCCGCGGAAATTTCAAAAAGGCTTTCGGCCCTTGTTGAGCCCGAAGCCGCCTCAGAGGGCCGCTGGTTAAAGTGCGTACCCGATTTGTCCGACATTGCCGCTGCCCAGGGTTTTAAAGCAGCCGAAACCGAAGCCGTAACCCGCCGCCGCATCGCCAAGCGCACCCGCGACGACGCCCAAGTCCAGGAACCGGAAACCCAACTCACCATCGGGGACACCATCCACATCCTCCCCGATATCCAGCAGGTCGACGTGGAATCAGGACTATCCACCCTCAGGGCCGAACGCGATAAACTCTTAAAGCAGCGCGGCAAAGCTGAAGCCAAGGCCGACAGACTTCCGGACCTGGAGGCGGAGTTGCAGTCCATGGAAGCCGGTGCCCCCGAACCCCCGGAAGAAGGGGAGGTTGAGCGCAGCACAAAGGCCCTGGAAATTAATAAGGGGCTGGTGGCGGACCTGCAAGCCAAGATCACGGCCATGACCGCGGGGTCCGACCCTAAGAGCTTCCCGGCCCTCTGTCCTGTCCATAAAATCGGGTGCCCGAGCGCCGGTAAAGAGGCGGTCCCCGGAACCAAGCCCAAGGACGTAGACCCTGCGGTCCTAAAAAAGGCCCAGACCGACCTGGCCGAACTGCAAAAGAACGTGGCATCCATCGAAGCCGACCTCAAGGAAACCCAACTCGCCCAGGCCGTCTATGACGACTACGGCAAGCAAAAGCAGGTCCTGGAAGCCAAGATCGTCAAGGCCAAGGAAACCCAAACCAAGGCCCAGGACACGGCCGGCATCGATAAACAGATCGCCGCCCTGGACGCCCGGCTGCAAATCGGGCTCGACCTCCTGGACGCGGTACGGGACTTCTGGCGGAAGAAAGACGCGGCAGATGCAGTGGCGGTGAAACTGTCTCAGGCTGACAAGGAGGTGGCCCTTTATGATGCCCTGGCTAAAGCCCTGGCCCCGGAAGGTATCCCCTCACAGCTCGTGTCTGAGGCCCTGGGACCGGTAAATGAGAAGCTGTCGTATGCCTCCGGATATCTGTTCCCGGACTGCGATGAACATGAGCCGGTCCACCTTACCCAAGACCTTGAAGTTTACCGGGGCACGACGCCCTATGTTTTACTCTCGAAATCCGCCAGGTATCGGGTAGGGATTGCATTCCAGTATGCCCTTGCAAACCTGGCCGGTGCGCGCCTCATGCTCATTGATGAGGCGGACATCCTTTCCCCCTTGAACAGAGCCTTTTTGCTTGATTTCATTATGGCCATAAGACAGGATTTTGACGCCGTGTTAATCTTCGCCACCACCGACCACGCCAGGCCCTCGCCCACTCCGTACCTTCAGGTATGGGTGCTCATGGACGGCCAGGTGCAGCCCCTGAATGAGGGATTTGTATTTGAGGACGGGGAGGTTAAGGCGGGGGCCAAGGAGGCGGCATGA
- a CDS encoding phosphoadenosine phosphosulfate reductase family protein, giving the protein MSGTMINEIRQQLREVNIVSFSGGKDSSVVLQGAITAIAGTGKALHIVTSDTLMEIPYFQEYVEHTKGRIQAYIDQVGINAKLVTVHPELSGSFWVSVLGMGYPAAHMGFRWCTGKLKIDPIKNYIKQVTAGQEYTVFVGVRSSESALRARIYKAKNYKPNHYAPILDWTAHDVWEYLMTEPCPWGDHTDLINVYKYSSDECVYGEKAGVCVGNARYGCWACPLQKSTQLELIGFHTQDAERYHALKEFKEILVNTANTKAYRSRIRRNGTVGCGPFLVEIRKKLYAKLKQVEQLTGWDLITPAEESLIKNHWQIDREIHNIPDNTQPMLFGVAQCHDMT; this is encoded by the coding sequence ATGAGCGGTACAATGATCAATGAAATTCGCCAGCAACTGCGGGAGGTCAACATCGTCTCATTTTCTGGCGGGAAAGACAGCTCGGTTGTTCTGCAAGGGGCCATTACGGCCATTGCGGGGACCGGCAAGGCGCTGCATATAGTCACGTCGGACACCCTCATGGAAATTCCCTATTTCCAGGAATATGTCGAGCATACCAAAGGGCGCATCCAGGCTTATATCGATCAGGTCGGCATCAATGCCAAACTGGTCACGGTCCACCCTGAATTAAGCGGCTCCTTTTGGGTATCCGTCCTGGGCATGGGTTACCCGGCCGCTCACATGGGTTTTAGATGGTGCACGGGGAAGCTCAAAATAGACCCGATCAAAAATTACATCAAGCAGGTTACCGCTGGCCAGGAGTACACCGTCTTTGTCGGGGTCAGAAGCTCTGAGAGCGCCCTGCGGGCCAGGATATACAAGGCCAAGAATTACAAGCCGAACCATTACGCCCCTATCCTGGACTGGACCGCTCATGATGTCTGGGAATACCTCATGACAGAGCCCTGCCCCTGGGGCGACCATACCGACCTGATCAACGTCTATAAATACTCTTCGGACGAGTGCGTCTATGGCGAAAAGGCCGGCGTCTGTGTCGGCAACGCCCGGTATGGCTGTTGGGCCTGCCCGCTGCAGAAATCCACTCAGCTCGAATTGATCGGCTTTCATACCCAGGACGCCGAACGCTACCACGCCTTGAAGGAATTCAAGGAAATCCTGGTCAACACGGCCAACACCAAGGCCTACCGCTCCCGGATCAGACGAAACGGCACGGTCGGTTGCGGCCCCTTCCTGGTGGAGATCAGAAAAAAGCTCTATGCCAAATTAAAGCAGGTGGAACAACTCACCGGCTGGGACCTGATCACTCCGGCAGAAGAGTCGCTTATAAAAAATCATTGGCAGATAGATCGGGAGATTCACAATATCCCCGACAACACCCAACCCATGTTGTTCGGTGTGGCGCAGTGTCACGACATGACGTAA